The proteins below are encoded in one region of Candidatus Moraniibacteriota bacterium:
- a CDS encoding cupredoxin domain-containing protein, which yields MEEINTSEEEKILGYKKKTLISALVLLLVAGSMFYIGAKYEKNKLSRLGLLKNKTEQSEKVKKQKKSDTEAQKVEAKEFSMTSYYDATGKWFSLKEIIVNKGDLVRIKVTNTKGTHDFTLDSYGIKQMTPLNQEVVIEFTADKAGEFEYYCSVPGHKQGGQFGKLIVKE from the coding sequence ATGGAAGAAATCAATACTTCAGAAGAAGAAAAAATATTGGGTTATAAGAAAAAAACACTCATTTCTGCTCTCGTTTTGCTCCTTGTAGCAGGAAGTATGTTCTATATTGGTGCGAAGTATGAGAAAAACAAACTTTCGAGATTAGGACTTTTGAAGAACAAGACTGAACAATCAGAAAAAGTGAAGAAACAGAAGAAATCTGATACAGAGGCACAAAAAGTCGAAGCAAAAGAATTTTCGATGACATCGTACTATGATGCCACTGGTAAATGGTTTTCGCTCAAAGAAATCATCGTCAATAAAGGGGATCTCGTTCGTATCAAAGTGACCAATACCAAAGGCACGCACGATTTCACTCTTGATTCTTATGGTATCAAGCAGATGACCCCACTCAACCAAGAAGTAGTGATCGAGTTTACTGCTGATAAGGCAGGAGAATTCGAGTACTATTGTTCTGTTCCTGGGCATAAACAAGGTGGTCAGTTTGGCAAGTTGATTGTCAAGGAATAA
- a CDS encoding RNA polymerase sigma factor, with the protein MMQDDQQLISRFLNGDDQAFEMLTKQYLSRLYNFIFQFTHEEQVTEDIVQETFIKVWKNIDRLDQNKSFKTWIFTIAKNTLYDYLKKKKSIPFSSFVDEEGENTLEVIDEDALLPNEVMENAERIEDLERALARVPELYRILLVLAYREDFSLREIAHILDEPYNTIKSRHQRALKLLKKAFFDESASEKEGSSY; encoded by the coding sequence ATGATGCAAGATGATCAACAATTAATATCCCGTTTCCTCAATGGTGATGATCAGGCTTTCGAAATGTTGACGAAACAGTATTTGTCTCGTCTTTATAATTTCATTTTTCAATTTACTCATGAAGAGCAGGTAACAGAAGATATCGTTCAAGAAACCTTTATCAAAGTCTGGAAGAATATCGATCGTCTTGACCAGAACAAGAGTTTCAAGACATGGATTTTTACTATTGCCAAAAATACTTTGTACGATTATTTGAAAAAGAAAAAAAGTATTCCATTTTCTTCTTTTGTCGATGAAGAAGGGGAAAATACTTTGGAAGTTATCGATGAAGACGCCTTGCTTCCGAATGAGGTAATGGAAAATGCAGAAAGAATTGAGGATTTGGAACGAGCTCTGGCAAGGGTTCCTGAGCTGTACCGTATTCTTCTTGTTCTGGCATATCGAGAAGATTTTTCTCTCAGAGAAATCGCTCATATTCTCGACGAACCCTATAACACCATCAAAAGTCGTCATCAGAGAGCTCTGAAGTTGCTTAAAAAAGCCTTTTTTGATGAATCTGCGTCTGAAAAGGAAGGAAGCTCGTATTAA
- a CDS encoding efflux RND transporter periplasmic adaptor subunit has product MKKKYTIGLVILVALGGYFWYNSTQSKTGTVKYVTTQAEKGTITTAISGSGNIVVDQLATVDPTITGTVANVAVNVGDTVKKDQLLFTIINEDLVTSKLQSLVSLQNAQISVSQAKANLSNARDGGTDTERDRNILKEKIKIAEQSLLVAELNYRNAVSDSAKRQVTSPINGTVNAINIKNGDDLSRLSKSSTSQAPMIIGDLETLKAEVEVNEVDIANVSLGQKVTMTYSALDGLTIPGKVEKMDALGTITQGIVNYKIIIGLDMTDERLRPSMSVSAKIITNVKQDVIIVPNSALKMRGNKTYVEVLNSKTGLPEQRMIEIGIANNTQTEIVKGISVGDAVVTQTVDPNAKTTTPTTGSGIRIPGMGGRG; this is encoded by the coding sequence ATGAAAAAAAAATATACTATTGGTCTCGTCATACTTGTGGCTCTTGGAGGGTATTTTTGGTATAACAGCACACAAAGTAAGACAGGGACAGTGAAATATGTGACGACGCAAGCCGAAAAGGGCACTATCACTACTGCTATTTCTGGAAGTGGAAATATAGTGGTTGATCAACTGGCCACAGTGGATCCGACCATCACGGGGACAGTGGCAAATGTGGCAGTAAACGTCGGTGATACCGTGAAAAAGGATCAATTACTTTTTACTATTATCAACGAAGATCTCGTGACGAGTAAATTGCAGTCTCTTGTATCTTTGCAGAATGCACAAATAAGTGTTAGTCAAGCAAAAGCAAATTTGAGTAATGCGAGAGATGGAGGAACAGATACTGAACGCGATCGAAACATTTTGAAAGAAAAAATTAAAATAGCTGAACAAAGCTTGTTAGTTGCAGAATTGAATTATAGAAATGCTGTGAGTGATTCTGCGAAGCGACAGGTGACATCTCCTATCAACGGTACTGTCAATGCCATCAATATAAAGAACGGTGATGATTTGAGCCGTCTCTCAAAGAGCAGTACGAGTCAAGCACCGATGATTATTGGCGATTTAGAGACGCTCAAAGCAGAAGTAGAGGTAAATGAAGTGGACATTGCCAATGTCTCTCTTGGGCAAAAAGTTACTATGACTTACAGTGCTCTCGACGGATTGACTATTCCTGGAAAAGTAGAAAAAATGGATGCGCTCGGTACGATAACGCAGGGAATCGTGAATTACAAAATCATTATTGGTCTCGACATGACAGACGAGAGGCTTCGTCCGAGTATGAGTGTTTCTGCAAAAATTATTACGAATGTGAAACAAGATGTCATCATCGTGCCAAATAGTGCTCTCAAAATGCGAGGGAACAAAACATACGTGGAAGTATTGAATAGTAAAACAGGGCTTCCTGAACAACGGATGATAGAAATAGGAATCGCCAATAATACGCAGACGGAAATCGTGAAAGGTATTAGCGTTGGCGATGCTGTTGTGACACAAACAGTTGATCCAAATGCAAAAACGACCACACCAACAACAGGAAGTGGAATCCGTATACCAGGAATGGGTGGACGAGGATAA
- a CDS encoding ABC transporter ATP-binding protein, producing the protein MIECRNLTKIYVNGDVETKALDNVSFHIEKGAFVSIIGPSGSGKSTLMHILGALEIPTSGTYFLDKREVSKLDDDELSSLRQQKIGFVFQAFNLLPRTTVLRNVMLPLLYTDTTKEEREKRARQCLKYAGLEESKFQNLSNQLSGGQIQRVAIARALINDPAIILADEPTGNLDTKTSHIVMRAFQELHEQGHTIILITHEPEIANFADRIISFRDGKIESDTQRN; encoded by the coding sequence ATGATCGAATGTAGAAACCTCACAAAAATATATGTGAATGGCGATGTCGAAACCAAAGCACTCGACAATGTCTCATTTCATATAGAAAAAGGAGCATTTGTCTCTATTATCGGTCCATCTGGATCAGGAAAATCGACACTTATGCATATTCTTGGTGCTCTCGAGATACCAACCAGTGGGACATATTTTCTCGATAAGAGAGAAGTTTCGAAGCTTGATGATGATGAGCTTTCTTCTTTGCGTCAGCAGAAAATTGGCTTTGTTTTTCAGGCATTCAATCTCCTTCCGAGGACTACAGTGCTTCGCAATGTGATGTTGCCACTTCTCTATACTGATACGACCAAAGAAGAACGTGAAAAACGAGCAAGACAATGTCTCAAATATGCCGGTCTTGAGGAAAGTAAATTTCAGAATCTCTCAAATCAGCTTTCTGGAGGGCAGATACAGAGAGTGGCTATCGCAAGAGCCCTCATCAACGACCCAGCAATCATCCTTGCCGATGAACCAACAGGGAATCTCGATACAAAGACGAGCCATATCGTGATGCGAGCCTTCCAAGAACTTCATGAACAAGGACATACTATTATCCTCATCACACATGAACCAGAAATTGCAAATTTTGCTGATCGTATTATTTCTTTTCGTGATGGAAAAATAGAAAGTGATACGCAGAGAAATTGA
- a CDS encoding ABC transporter permease, whose protein sequence is MIVSDILQETLWSLSANKIRSGLTILGIVIGIASVITMVSIGQGAQNSIAKSIQSIGSNLIIVSPGAARGSSVSAGRGSADTLTFDDATALGSDVSGVKAVAPEVSKRYQMTAKGTNTNTQVVGTVPDYLMVRNVTIDSGTFITNNQVKSSAKVVVLGPTTRDDLFGIGTDPIGQNIRIKNIDFEVIGVTLAKGGSGFSNPDDSVYVPLTTAQHFLSGNIFVSSIGIAAESSDVVVSVQEQVTALLLQRHAITDPASADFNLMNQADIIATASSITGTFTILLASIAGISLLVGGIGIMNMMLTTVTERTREIGLRKAVGIRKEYILWQFLSEAIVLTFFGGILGVLLGWMASLLVSKLAGLVTVVAPSSVFLAFGVSAFVGIVFGFYPAKRAANLIPIEALRYE, encoded by the coding sequence ATGATCGTATCAGATATTTTACAAGAGACATTGTGGTCATTGTCGGCCAATAAAATCAGATCAGGACTGACTATTTTAGGTATTGTTATCGGTATTGCGTCGGTGATTACGATGGTGTCTATTGGTCAGGGTGCACAAAATTCTATTGCAAAGAGTATTCAATCTATCGGATCGAATCTCATTATCGTTTCTCCGGGTGCCGCGAGAGGAAGCAGTGTAAGCGCAGGGAGGGGGAGTGCAGACACCCTTACTTTTGATGACGCTACTGCTCTCGGAAGCGATGTATCGGGAGTCAAAGCGGTTGCTCCAGAGGTATCAAAACGATATCAGATGACAGCCAAGGGCACCAATACTAACACACAGGTAGTAGGCACTGTACCTGATTATCTTATGGTGAGAAATGTCACTATCGATTCAGGTACATTCATAACGAATAATCAGGTGAAGAGTTCTGCAAAAGTTGTTGTCCTTGGACCAACGACGAGGGACGATTTGTTTGGTATTGGCACAGACCCTATCGGACAGAATATTCGTATCAAGAACATTGACTTTGAAGTGATTGGCGTGACTCTCGCTAAAGGTGGAAGTGGTTTCTCGAATCCCGATGATTCGGTCTATGTCCCTCTCACCACCGCTCAACATTTTCTTTCAGGAAATATTTTTGTTTCTTCTATCGGTATTGCAGCAGAGAGTTCAGATGTTGTGGTATCAGTACAGGAACAGGTGACAGCTCTTCTGTTACAGAGGCATGCAATCACCGATCCCGCCTCTGCGGATTTCAATCTCATGAATCAGGCAGATATTATTGCCACAGCATCGAGTATTACAGGAACATTCACTATTCTTCTGGCTTCGATCGCTGGCATATCGCTTCTTGTCGGAGGTATCGGTATTATGAATATGATGCTTACGACCGTGACAGAACGGACGAGAGAAATAGGTCTTCGTAAAGCGGTGGGTATTCGGAAAGAATATATTTTGTGGCAATTTCTCTCAGAAGCAATAGTCCTCACCTTTTTTGGAGGGATACTCGGTGTATTGCTTGGATGGATGGCATCACTTCTTGTCTCGAAGCTTGCTGGATTGGTCACTGTCGTAGCTCCTTCATCGGTTTTCTTGGCATTTGGCGTTTCCGCTTTCGTAGGGATCGTTTTCGGCTTTTATCCAGCAAAAAGAGCAGCAAATCTGATTCCCATCGAAGCTCTTCGGTATGAATAA
- a CDS encoding FAD:protein FMN transferase, protein MNKKMMKTVTASSTPMKSWQSTEHEEKGSIMKTDIFIKLFSEQYSKQEMQEDIDQSFQMFRDFEARFSRFRETSELSLFNCSSGGKVSEEFLFLLQKSKQFYEQTEGVFDPSILPVLEMIGYKGNVVSEISEKKETFSQLVFDETEQRVHKPKNLLIDFGGIGKGYIVDKVALLLSKKYTNGIVDAGGDMRMFGGDKDQNLDYFSIDIENSFEKTEILTTLILKDRAVATSGINRRHWHHQGIHHHHIIDPKRQASARSGLVQVTVIAETATEADIWAKTLFILGLEKGLAFAQKKNIQALFVGEEKKITRTPFFKDYEWKI, encoded by the coding sequence ATGAACAAGAAAATGATGAAAACGGTAACGGCATCCTCGACTCCTATGAAATCGTGGCAATCAACTGAACATGAGGAAAAGGGCTCGATTATGAAGACAGATATCTTCATAAAGCTTTTTTCCGAGCAGTATTCGAAGCAAGAGATGCAAGAAGATATTGATCAGAGTTTTCAGATGTTTCGTGATTTTGAGGCTCGATTCAGTCGTTTCCGAGAGACGAGCGAACTCTCATTGTTCAACTGTTCATCTGGAGGGAAGGTATCCGAAGAATTTTTGTTTCTTTTACAAAAAAGTAAACAGTTCTATGAACAGACAGAAGGAGTGTTTGATCCGAGTATCTTGCCTGTATTGGAGATGATTGGATACAAAGGAAACGTTGTATCAGAAATATCGGAAAAAAAAGAAACATTTTCTCAGCTTGTTTTTGATGAAACAGAACAAAGAGTGCACAAACCAAAAAATCTCCTCATAGACTTTGGTGGTATCGGCAAGGGGTATATCGTAGATAAGGTCGCCCTCCTCCTTTCAAAAAAATATACAAATGGTATAGTAGATGCAGGAGGTGATATGAGGATGTTCGGTGGTGACAAAGATCAGAATCTTGATTACTTTTCGATCGATATAGAAAATTCTTTCGAAAAAACAGAAATTCTAACAACGCTCATTCTCAAAGATCGTGCGGTTGCGACATCTGGTATCAATCGTCGTCATTGGCATCATCAAGGTATACACCATCATCACATTATTGATCCGAAGCGTCAGGCAAGTGCGCGATCGGGATTGGTACAGGTAACTGTCATCGCAGAAACAGCTACAGAGGCTGATATATGGGCAAAAACACTCTTTATTCTGGGACTTGAAAAAGGACTCGCTTTTGCACAAAAGAAAAATATTCAGGCATTATTCGTTGGTGAAGAGAAAAAAATAACTCGAACACCTTTTTTCAAAGACTATGAATGGAAAATATAA
- a CDS encoding ferric reductase-like transmembrane domain-containing protein translates to MNGKYKQNIFFLFLLFALSFQISPVLGAIKDADVDGLIDTAEVDMYHTDPLVFDTDNDGRGDGDEILDGTDPLDPMSSELILLTRPDPGLLGSPEKFAWYIGRASGILAFVLLTGVVIFGLIISSRAFMKFVPGATAYETHRFISWLALGTVVLHFASFFFDNFMKMKIVEMFVPFIMTRNFQTALGYNVGLTVSLGVIAFYLLLILIFTSEFRSKIPPKVWRTLHYLSAISYILFLLHGFLTGTDSTEWWMKTLYATSLSIVFILVLIRIFSRNLIPSVRTWWKNKFSTTTLPPAE, encoded by the coding sequence ATGAATGGAAAATATAAACAAAATATCTTCTTTCTCTTTCTCTTATTCGCACTGAGTTTTCAGATTTCTCCTGTTCTTGGGGCAATCAAGGATGCGGATGTGGATGGTTTGATCGATACAGCAGAAGTGGACATGTATCATACTGATCCATTAGTTTTTGATACGGATAATGACGGAAGAGGAGATGGTGATGAGATACTCGACGGTACAGACCCTCTCGATCCGATGAGTTCAGAGCTCATTCTTCTTACTCGACCAGATCCAGGTCTTCTCGGGAGTCCGGAAAAATTTGCTTGGTATATCGGTCGTGCGAGCGGCATCCTTGCTTTTGTTCTTTTGACAGGAGTAGTGATTTTCGGTCTCATCATCAGTTCTCGTGCTTTTATGAAATTTGTCCCTGGTGCGACCGCTTATGAGACGCATCGATTCATTTCTTGGCTGGCTCTCGGAACAGTTGTCCTCCATTTCGCGAGTTTTTTCTTCGACAATTTTATGAAGATGAAAATTGTTGAAATGTTTGTTCCATTTATCATGACACGCAATTTCCAGACAGCGCTCGGATACAATGTCGGACTGACAGTCTCTCTCGGTGTTATCGCTTTCTATTTACTCCTTATTCTCATTTTTACTTCAGAGTTTCGCTCCAAGATCCCACCAAAAGTATGGCGTACCCTTCATTATCTCTCAGCGATATCGTACATTCTTTTTCTCTTGCACGGTTTTCTTACCGGAACAGACTCTACAGAATGGTGGATGAAGACGCTCTATGCCACATCTCTCAGTATCGTATTCATTCTTGTACTTATCCGTATTTTCTCTCGTAACCTCATTCCGTCCGTCCGTACTTGGTGGAAAAACAAGTTCTCTACCACGACTCTTCCTCCTGCAGAGTAA
- a CDS encoding pseudouridine synthase → MTEKIVFPIRINRYLAMQGLATRRGADELVASGLVEINGIKAKLGDRVESTDHVDVKRDKKHSAETYTYVAYYKPRGIITHSKQEEYESEIKDISPFPNLFPMGRLDKASEGLILLTDDGRVTERLLHPRFAHEKEYLVTVREKVLPSAKNILESGIESEGELLSAKKVQLLGPHTLVIILTEGKKHQIRRMLDTVHLTVEKLVRTRIMGIHIGALKPGQSRTLKGSARASFLKSIDLKENI, encoded by the coding sequence ATGACAGAAAAAATTGTATTCCCTATTCGTATCAATCGCTATCTCGCGATGCAAGGACTGGCCACACGTCGTGGTGCAGATGAGCTTGTCGCGTCTGGTTTGGTAGAAATCAATGGAATTAAGGCGAAACTTGGTGATCGTGTCGAAAGCACCGATCATGTCGATGTGAAGCGTGATAAAAAACATAGTGCAGAGACATACACCTATGTTGCCTACTACAAACCACGTGGCATCATCACTCATTCCAAACAAGAAGAATACGAAAGTGAGATTAAAGACATTTCGCCATTCCCTAACCTGTTTCCCATGGGACGTCTCGATAAAGCATCCGAGGGATTGATCCTCCTTACTGACGATGGACGAGTGACAGAGAGATTGCTCCACCCACGCTTTGCACACGAGAAAGAATATCTCGTCACGGTTCGTGAGAAAGTTTTACCGAGTGCAAAAAATATTCTCGAGTCTGGTATCGAAAGTGAAGGGGAATTGCTTTCTGCGAAGAAGGTTCAATTACTCGGACCTCATACGCTCGTCATTATTCTGACTGAAGGCAAGAAACATCAGATCAGACGGATGCTCGATACCGTACATCTTACGGTAGAAAAACTTGTTCGTACTCGTATTATGGGTATACATATTGGTGCTCTGAAGCCTGGTCAATCACGTACGCTCAAGGGTTCTGCCCGCGCTTCTTTTTTGAAAAGTATCGACCTCAAAGAAAATATTTGA
- a CDS encoding L,D-transpeptidase family protein: MHHSFNPFFWFLFVLVVSVFVLGTGYLIRDHYASATVTLKKDASTGPREPIIVHFSQPMRPESLSGKILLSKNFPLDIEWLKGNTEAVLVPKNDWPLATSFELSVLEGKTKYLTKSTATVFAIKTLEKPTIASITPAPGSRDVLLGIEDPLKIVFDESVQDFYIDFRIDTLPAVVNEINPERTIFEVLPQSPLLPNKEYALDISVKWKDGDDSSLLPITHSTFTTAALPKTAENTDPTSRSEFAKKSTQPKKTTGKYIDISLASQTMTLFENGQTIDVYIVSSGKRGMDTPTGEFSIHNKSDRPWSKKYGLYMPYWMAFVPSGLFGIHELPEWPGGYKEGANHLGTPVSHGCVRLGVGPAKRVFEWADVGTPVIIY; encoded by the coding sequence ATGCACCACTCGTTCAATCCTTTTTTTTGGTTTCTCTTTGTTCTCGTGGTGAGTGTTTTTGTTCTGGGTACCGGATATCTCATACGCGATCATTATGCCTCTGCAACTGTCACGCTCAAAAAAGATGCTTCTACTGGTCCACGAGAGCCAATTATCGTTCATTTCTCACAGCCTATGCGTCCCGAGAGTCTCTCTGGAAAGATTCTCCTCTCAAAGAACTTTCCACTCGATATAGAGTGGCTGAAAGGAAATACCGAGGCTGTCCTCGTACCAAAAAATGATTGGCCTCTCGCTACCTCATTTGAACTCTCGGTCCTCGAAGGCAAGACGAAATATCTCACCAAAAGCACCGCAACAGTATTCGCTATCAAGACACTTGAAAAACCGACTATTGCGAGCATCACCCCTGCTCCTGGATCTCGTGATGTTCTCCTCGGTATCGAAGATCCTCTGAAGATAGTTTTCGATGAGTCTGTACAAGATTTCTATATTGATTTCCGTATTGATACTCTTCCGGCTGTCGTCAACGAAATCAATCCGGAACGAACAATATTTGAAGTACTTCCGCAATCTCCCCTTCTTCCAAACAAAGAATATGCTCTCGATATTTCCGTAAAATGGAAAGATGGGGATGATTCATCCCTCCTCCCAATTACTCATTCGACATTTACGACTGCTGCTCTTCCAAAAACGGCAGAGAATACGGACCCCACTTCACGCTCTGAATTCGCCAAGAAATCCACACAACCGAAGAAAACAACTGGGAAATACATCGACATAAGCCTGGCAAGTCAAACGATGACCCTTTTTGAAAACGGTCAGACAATCGATGTCTATATCGTATCTTCAGGCAAACGAGGTATGGATACACCGACAGGAGAGTTCTCTATTCATAATAAATCTGATCGTCCCTGGTCAAAAAAATATGGCCTCTATATGCCTTATTGGATGGCATTTGTCCCGAGTGGACTCTTTGGTATTCATGAGCTTCCTGAATGGCCAGGTGGCTACAAAGAAGGAGCAAATCATCTCGGGACACCTGTCTCTCACGGTTGTGTCCGTCTCGGTGTCGGTCCTGCGAAACGCGTTTTCGAATGGGCGGACGTCGGCACGCCTGTTATCATTTACTGA
- a CDS encoding HDIG domain-containing protein: MKYSIPQPVVDIVETLRKAHFEAFIVGGCVRDLILHRTPKDWDITTNAVPEEIIALFPESFYENDFGTVGVKTPRFMEVPDSTKEYDIIEVTTYRTEGNYEDNRHPTDVHFTLSLEEDLARRDFTMNALAYGPRTTNEWILVDLFSGALDIEKKIIRTVGDPLERFSEDALRLMRAVRFWSELRDPKEGDVAKNWCIEDETFQALQKLSDKLSAISQERIRDELSKIILSNSPSEGVQMLHDTNLLRFIIPELELGIGVGQNLHHVYTVWEHNLRALATCPSKKLDVLLAALLHDVGKPATKRGNGLHSTFYNHDHVGARMTEKILTRLRFSKNTIKKATLLVDNHLFYYNVDEVTEASVRRLIKRVGLENMDDLMAVRIGDRLGSGVPKAKPYKLRHLEYMIDKVSKDPVSVKMLALKGTDLIEVLRIPAGPQIGALLDVLLAEAIEDPAINTKEALLSRAMILKENPLETLRTLAKEKIDEKRKEENNQIKKKHWVE; encoded by the coding sequence ATGAAATATTCCATTCCACAACCTGTCGTAGATATCGTCGAAACCTTGCGAAAGGCTCATTTTGAGGCGTTTATCGTCGGTGGATGCGTCCGCGACCTCATCTTGCACCGTACGCCCAAAGACTGGGATATCACCACCAATGCCGTGCCAGAAGAAATCATCGCGCTGTTTCCTGAAAGTTTCTATGAGAACGATTTCGGTACTGTCGGCGTGAAAACACCTCGATTTATGGAAGTTCCTGACAGCACAAAAGAATATGACATCATCGAAGTGACGACGTACCGTACCGAAGGAAACTATGAAGACAATCGTCATCCGACCGATGTTCATTTCACACTTTCTCTCGAAGAAGATCTCGCGCGTCGTGACTTTACAATGAATGCGCTCGCCTATGGTCCTCGTACTACCAACGAATGGATACTTGTTGATCTATTCTCTGGCGCTCTTGATATAGAGAAGAAAATTATCCGCACAGTCGGTGATCCTCTCGAACGTTTTTCTGAGGATGCACTCCGACTGATGCGCGCCGTACGTTTTTGGTCAGAACTCCGCGATCCGAAAGAAGGAGACGTGGCAAAAAATTGGTGCATCGAAGACGAGACGTTTCAAGCACTCCAGAAACTTTCTGACAAGCTCTCTGCTATTTCCCAAGAACGTATCCGTGATGAACTCTCAAAAATTATTCTTTCCAATAGTCCGAGTGAGGGCGTACAAATGCTCCATGACACCAACCTCTTGCGATTCATCATCCCCGAACTCGAACTTGGTATCGGCGTCGGTCAGAACCTCCATCACGTCTATACTGTTTGGGAGCACAACCTCCGCGCCCTCGCGACCTGTCCATCGAAGAAACTCGATGTCCTCCTCGCTGCCCTCCTCCATGATGTCGGCAAACCAGCGACTAAGCGTGGGAATGGTCTTCATTCTACGTTCTACAATCACGACCATGTCGGTGCTCGTATGACAGAAAAGATTCTCACGCGTCTCCGTTTTTCGAAAAACACTATCAAGAAAGCGACCCTTCTCGTTGACAATCACCTCTTCTATTACAATGTCGATGAAGTGACCGAGGCCTCTGTAAGGCGTCTCATCAAACGTGTTGGTCTCGAAAATATGGATGATCTCATGGCTGTGCGTATCGGTGACAGACTCGGCTCCGGAGTGCCCAAGGCCAAGCCGTACAAACTCCGTCACCTGGAATATATGATCGACAAGGTGTCCAAGGACCCTGTCTCGGTAAAGATGCTCGCTCTCAAAGGCACTGATCTCATAGAAGTCCTCCGTATTCCTGCTGGTCCACAGATTGGGGCTCTTCTCGATGTTCTGCTTGCAGAAGCCATCGAAGATCCTGCAATCAACACAAAAGAAGCTCTCCTTAGTCGAGCAATGATTCTCAAAGAAAATCCTCTCGAGACACTCCGAACATTAGCAAAAGAAAAGATTGACGAAAAGCGAAAAGAAGAGAACAATCAGATAAAGAAGAAACACTGGGTGGAATAG
- a CDS encoding bacteriohemerythrin, with translation MNTNRAKLEWNEKYSVGVELIDNQHKVMFATINDLIDAIDATPTKEVLRSIIDKLVEYKRFHFVTEEKYFREFAYAGTEDHIAKHQMFDTMLTKLQEESGDDTIMLAFGLVDFLEDWLVNHLMTADQAYKECFMKHGLK, from the coding sequence ATGAACACAAACAGAGCGAAGCTTGAGTGGAATGAAAAGTACAGTGTGGGCGTTGAACTTATCGACAATCAACACAAGGTGATGTTTGCTACTATCAATGATCTAATCGATGCTATAGATGCTACTCCGACCAAGGAAGTGCTTCGTTCTATTATTGACAAGCTTGTTGAATACAAGCGATTTCATTTTGTGACAGAAGAAAAATATTTCAGGGAATTTGCATATGCCGGAACAGAAGATCATATTGCGAAACATCAGATGTTTGATACAATGCTGACGAAACTTCAGGAAGAAAGCGGTGATGACACTATTATGCTCGCTTTTGGTCTCGTTGATTTCCTTGAGGATTGGCTCGTCAATCATTTGATGACAGCAGATCAGGCATACAAAGAATGTTTTATGAAGCACGGCTTGAAATAA